One segment of Cynocephalus volans isolate mCynVol1 chromosome 8, mCynVol1.pri, whole genome shotgun sequence DNA contains the following:
- the PDE4B gene encoding 3',5'-cyclic-AMP phosphodiesterase 4B isoform X3 — protein sequence MFGLRQHCKIEDEERREEEPYQKLAMETLEELDWCLDQLETIQTYRSVSEMASNKFKRMLNRELTHLSEMSRSGNQVSEYISNTFLDKQNDVEIPSPTQKDREKKKKQQLMTQISGVKKLMHSSSLNNTSISRFGVNTENEDHLAKELEDLNKWGLNIFNVAGYSHNRPLTCIMYAIFQERDLLKTFKISSDTFVTYMMTLEDHYHSDVAYHNSLHAADVAQSTHVLLSTPALDAVFTDLEILAAIFAAAIHDVDHPGVSNQFLINTNSELALMYNDESVLENHHLAVGFKLLQEEHCDIFQNLTKKQRQTLRKMVIDMVLATDMSKHMSLLADLKTMVETKKVTSSGVLLLDNYTDRIQVLRNMVHCADLSNPTKSLELYRQWTDRIMEEFFQQGDKERERGMEISPMCDKHTASVEKSQVGFIDYIVHPLWETWADLVQPDAQDILDTLEDNRNWYQSMIPQSPSPPLDEQNRDCQGLIEKFQFELTLEEEDSEGPEKEGEGHNYFSSTKTLCVIDPENRDSLEETDIDTVTEDKSTVDT from the exons ATGTTTGGGTTGAGGCAGCACTGCAAAATTGAAGacgaagaaaggagggaag AAGAACCTTATCAAAAATTAGCAATGGAAACACTGGAGGAATTGGACTGGTGTTTAGACCAGCTAGAGACCATACAGACCTACCGTTCTGTCAGCGAGATGGCTTCTAACAAG TTCAAAAGAATGCTGAACCGGGAGCTGACACACCTCTCAGAGATGAGCCGATCAGGGAACCAGGTGTCGGAATACATTTCAAATACTTTCTTAG ACAAGCAGAACGATGTGGAGATTCCATCTCCCACCCagaaagacagggagaaaaagaaaaagcagcagctCATGACACAAATAAGTGGAGTGAAAAAACTGATGCATAGTTCAAGCTTGAACAATACAAGCATCTCACGCTTTGGAGTCAACACAGAAAATGAAGATCACCTGGCCAAG GAACTGGAAGACCTGAACAAATGGGGCCTTAACATCTTCAATGTGGCTGGATATTCACACAATAGGCCCCTAACATGCATCATGTATGCTATATTCCAG GAAAGAGACCTCCTAAAGACCTTCAAAATCTCATCTGACACATTTGTAACCTACATGATGACTTTAGAAGACCATTACCACTCGGACGTGGCCTATCATAACAGCCTGCATGCTGCTGACGTAGCCCAGTCAACCCATGTTCTTCTCTCGACGCCAGCACTAGAT GCCGTCTTCACAGATTTGGAGATCCTGGCTGCCATTTTTGCAGCTGCCATCCATGACGTTGATCATCCTGGAGTCTCCAATCAGTTTCTCATCAACACAA aTTCAGAACTTGCTTTGATGTATAATGATGAATCTGTGTTGGAAAACCATCACCTTGCTGTGGGTTTCAAACTACTGCAAGAAGAACACTGTGACATCTTCCAGAATCTCACCAAGAAGCAGCGTCAGACACTCAGGAAAATGGTTATTGACATG GTGTTAGCAACTGATATGTCCAAACATATGAGCCTGCTTGCAGACCTGAAGACAATGGTAGAAACAAAGAAAGTTACAAGTTCAGGCGTTCTTCTCCTGGACAACTATACTGATCGTATACAG GTCCTTCGCAACATGGTACACTGTGCAGACCTGAGCAACCCCACCAAGTCTTTGGAATTGTATCGGCAGTGGACAGACCGCATCATGGAGGAATTTTTCCAGCAGGGAGACAAAGAGCGGGAGAGGGGAATGGAGATTAGCCCAATGTGTGATAAACACACAGCTTCGGTGGAAAAATCCCAG GTTGGTTTTATTGACTACATTGTCCACCCACTGTGGGAGACCTGGGCAGATCTGGTGCAGCCCGATGCTCAGGACATTCTGGATACATTAGAAGATAACAGGAACTGGTATCAGAGCATGATACCCCAGAGTCCCTCCCCACCACTGGATGAACAGAACAGAGACTGCCAGGGTCTGATAGAAAAGTTCCAGTTTGAACTGACCCTTGAAGAGGAGGATTCTGAAGGACCTGAAAAGGAAGGAGAGGGCCACAACTATTTCAGCAGCACAAAGACCCTTTGTGTGATCGATCCAGAGAATAGGGATTCCCTGGAAGAGACTGACATAGACACTGTGACAGAAGACAAGTCCACGGTCGACACATAA
- the PDE4B gene encoding 3',5'-cyclic-AMP phosphodiesterase 4B isoform X4 yields METLEELDWCLDQLETIQTYRSVSEMASNKFKRMLNRELTHLSEMSRSGNQVSEYISNTFLDKQNDVEIPSPTQKDREKKKKQQLMTQISGVKKLMHSSSLNNTSISRFGVNTENEDHLAKELEDLNKWGLNIFNVAGYSHNRPLTCIMYAIFQERDLLKTFKISSDTFVTYMMTLEDHYHSDVAYHNSLHAADVAQSTHVLLSTPALDAVFTDLEILAAIFAAAIHDVDHPGVSNQFLINTNSELALMYNDESVLENHHLAVGFKLLQEEHCDIFQNLTKKQRQTLRKMVIDMVLATDMSKHMSLLADLKTMVETKKVTSSGVLLLDNYTDRIQVLRNMVHCADLSNPTKSLELYRQWTDRIMEEFFQQGDKERERGMEISPMCDKHTASVEKSQVGFIDYIVHPLWETWADLVQPDAQDILDTLEDNRNWYQSMIPQSPSPPLDEQNRDCQGLIEKFQFELTLEEEDSEGPEKEGEGHNYFSSTKTLCVIDPENRDSLEETDIDTVTEDKSTVDT; encoded by the exons ATGGAAACACTGGAGGAATTGGACTGGTGTTTAGACCAGCTAGAGACCATACAGACCTACCGTTCTGTCAGCGAGATGGCTTCTAACAAG TTCAAAAGAATGCTGAACCGGGAGCTGACACACCTCTCAGAGATGAGCCGATCAGGGAACCAGGTGTCGGAATACATTTCAAATACTTTCTTAG ACAAGCAGAACGATGTGGAGATTCCATCTCCCACCCagaaagacagggagaaaaagaaaaagcagcagctCATGACACAAATAAGTGGAGTGAAAAAACTGATGCATAGTTCAAGCTTGAACAATACAAGCATCTCACGCTTTGGAGTCAACACAGAAAATGAAGATCACCTGGCCAAG GAACTGGAAGACCTGAACAAATGGGGCCTTAACATCTTCAATGTGGCTGGATATTCACACAATAGGCCCCTAACATGCATCATGTATGCTATATTCCAG GAAAGAGACCTCCTAAAGACCTTCAAAATCTCATCTGACACATTTGTAACCTACATGATGACTTTAGAAGACCATTACCACTCGGACGTGGCCTATCATAACAGCCTGCATGCTGCTGACGTAGCCCAGTCAACCCATGTTCTTCTCTCGACGCCAGCACTAGAT GCCGTCTTCACAGATTTGGAGATCCTGGCTGCCATTTTTGCAGCTGCCATCCATGACGTTGATCATCCTGGAGTCTCCAATCAGTTTCTCATCAACACAA aTTCAGAACTTGCTTTGATGTATAATGATGAATCTGTGTTGGAAAACCATCACCTTGCTGTGGGTTTCAAACTACTGCAAGAAGAACACTGTGACATCTTCCAGAATCTCACCAAGAAGCAGCGTCAGACACTCAGGAAAATGGTTATTGACATG GTGTTAGCAACTGATATGTCCAAACATATGAGCCTGCTTGCAGACCTGAAGACAATGGTAGAAACAAAGAAAGTTACAAGTTCAGGCGTTCTTCTCCTGGACAACTATACTGATCGTATACAG GTCCTTCGCAACATGGTACACTGTGCAGACCTGAGCAACCCCACCAAGTCTTTGGAATTGTATCGGCAGTGGACAGACCGCATCATGGAGGAATTTTTCCAGCAGGGAGACAAAGAGCGGGAGAGGGGAATGGAGATTAGCCCAATGTGTGATAAACACACAGCTTCGGTGGAAAAATCCCAG GTTGGTTTTATTGACTACATTGTCCACCCACTGTGGGAGACCTGGGCAGATCTGGTGCAGCCCGATGCTCAGGACATTCTGGATACATTAGAAGATAACAGGAACTGGTATCAGAGCATGATACCCCAGAGTCCCTCCCCACCACTGGATGAACAGAACAGAGACTGCCAGGGTCTGATAGAAAAGTTCCAGTTTGAACTGACCCTTGAAGAGGAGGATTCTGAAGGACCTGAAAAGGAAGGAGAGGGCCACAACTATTTCAGCAGCACAAAGACCCTTTGTGTGATCGATCCAGAGAATAGGGATTCCCTGGAAGAGACTGACATAGACACTGTGACAGAAGACAAGTCCACGGTCGACACATAA